TGATTTTTATTCCGGTATTCGGAAAACGGCTTCTTTTGCCGGGAATGATCCTGAGCCGTGGGATTGGATATTATACAGAGCTGGGGCTGAGCGCCTTGCTTACGATCGTAGCAAATTTTACAATTGGAAGAAAGAGGGAGATAGAATGTTAGGGGTTTATGATTATACGGTAGTACTTACATATGTCAGTTTGATGGTATCAATTGGAGGAATGATGTTTGCAGTAAACGGGCATCTGCATCTGGGCGTGATGTGTCTTGCAATCTCCGGTCTTTGTGATATGTTTGATGGAAAGATTGCAAGAACAAAAAAGAACCGGACAGAAGTGGAAAAGCGTTTCGGAATCCAGATTGATTCGTTAAGCGATATTGTTTGCTTCGGAGTTGCGCCGGCTGTCCTTTGTTACTGTTTCGGAATGCGCGGTGTGATCGGTGTGGCAATCCTGATGTTTTATGTACTTGCAGGTCTGATCCGTCTTGCGTGGTTCAATGTGATGGAAGAACAGCGTCAGGAAGAAACAGCAGAGAAAAGAGAATGTTATCAGGGGCTCCCGATCACATCCATGGCAATCGCACTTCCGCTTGTGGTTGTATTAAAACCATTTTTAGGTTGTGAATTTATGCTTGCAATGCATGTTGTGATGCTGGTAGTCGGCATTTTATTTATTACAAATTTTAAGTTCAGGAAGCCAAAGAATCTAACAATGGGAGCAATTGTAGTAATCGTAGCAATGGCAGTAATTGGCATCCTGGTCAGACATTATATGCGTTATATGAGTATGATTTAGCAGGCAGACGGTCAGCGGCAGAGGAGGAATGAAATGTATTACATGGACAGAGAAGGTCATCGGATAAAAAAGACAACCAGTCAGGATAAGTTTTTAAAATTTGTGTATACCCATACAGCAACCAGAGTACTGATGCGCCCGCTTCTTTTACCGGCAGTATCCAGACTGGGAGGGAAGCTGTTGAATACAAAAGTGTCCGCTGTTTTTGCCGGACTATTTGCCAGAACACACGGGATCGATCTGAACAAATATGAAAAACAGAAATTTGATTCCTATAATGATTTCTTTACCAGAAAAATAAAAGCTGAGGAACGCCCGGTTAACAGGGAAGATACCGTACTGATCAGTCCATGTGACGGGAAAGTGAGTGTCTATCCAATTCACGAAAACGGACAATTCTTCATTAAACATACTCCATATACAACACACAGCCTCATTCGCGATGCAAAGCTTGCCAGACATTATATGGGAGGCTGGGCGGTAGTAATCCGTCTTACAGTAGACGATTACCATAGATACTGTTACGTGGCAGATGGAGAAAAGACCTATCAGAGAAGGATTCCGGGAATTTTTCACACTGTAAATCCGATTGCAAATGATATCTGCCCGATCTACAAAATGAACAGCAGAGAATACTGTCTTGTAAAAAATGAAAAACTTGGCACCATCCTGATGATGGAAGTCGGTGCACTGATGGTCGGAAAGATCCGGAATTATAAAAAAGAACGCTGCCAGGTAAAACGCGGCGAAGAAAAAGGAAGATTTGAATTCGGAGGTTCAACGGTTGTGCTGCTCCTGGAACCAGATAAAGTCTTGCCAGACAGTGATCTGATCCGGAACACGTTGCAGGGAGCAGAAACCATTGTGAAGATGGGAGAACGCATAGGGGGAGTTGTCTGTCTTGAAAAAAACAGCTCCATATAAAGAATTGGACTGGTAACATTTGGAAGAATATTATCAGTCCAATTCTTTATATGGAGCGTCCCCATTTTTACTCTACAACAACCCCTGCATCACCGGCAAAGGTGATTCCACAACGTAATCTGCCGCCTTCTTGGCGAGAGGGTGGCCGGTTGCCATGACATACGCTGTTCCCGCAGCTTTCAGCATCTCGATATCATTCTGTTGGTCTCCGAAGCAGATGCATTCCTCTTTTTTGATCCCGAATTTTTCCATTAGAACTTTCAGTGCCGTTCCTTTATTTGCATTTGGCGCAATAAAATCAATCCAGTGATCCGCAGAAGTTACAACGCGGATTTCATCCCCGATTCTTTTGTGGAAGAAGGGTTCCAGATTCTTTGTGCCACCAAAATCACAGATGGCTGCTTTGATGATCGGTTCTTTAATCGCATACAGATCCGGCACGTAGGTAACGATGTTATGCATATCATTTTCCATATAATCAATGAAACGTTCATCGGTTGAGTCGCTGTAATAAGTATCTTTTACAGAAAGGATACAGTGTCCGGTGTGATAGATCTTCCGGTATTCCATCAGGGCATCCAGAATATGCCGGATGGTTTTGGATGGAGTCAGACCGGTGGCGAGTATCTCTTCTTTATAGACGCACATGGAACCATTTTCAGCGATATATGGAATGTCGAAGCCGAGAGGAGCGAAAAGCCTGCGGATATTGGCATACTGGCGTCCGCTTGCGGCAGTGAAGATGATTCCTTTTTCATGAAGTGCTTTAATCGTATCATATATTTCTTTCGGCACAGTCTGCTGATAGTTGTGAAGCAGAGTGCCGTCCAGATCACTTGCAACTAATTTGATCATAAATTTCCTCCTGAGTCAAAATAACGATACGCCGGAAACTATGGCGCAAAACTACATTGACAGTATAGCAAAAATGAGAAGGGCAGGCAATGCAGAGCTGAAAAGAGAAAAAACAAATGCTAAAATTTGAGAAAGCGGATAAGCAGAAGGTGACGAAATGCAGCAAAGCGGAAAAGGTGTAAAACGGACACTGGGACAGAAGACAGAGGATCGACTGATGAAATATATTCTGGATAAACCGGTAAAAATAGGAGAGAGGATACCTACTGAAGGTGAACTGACAGAATTATTTGAAGTTGGACGAAGTACGGTAAGAGAGGCGGTTAAAGGGCTGGTCACAAGAGGCGTGCTGGAAGTGCGCAGAGGAGACGGAACTTATGTCATCAGTACCATTTATATGGAAAATGATGTTCTCGGGTTTGGAAACATGGAGGACCGTTATCGGTTGGCACTGGATCTGTTTGATGTACGTCTGATGATCGAACCGGAGATTGTAACCTGGGCGTGCAGAAAAGCAACGGATATGATGAGATGGATAGGATTGATGAATAACATTCGAGCCTGTGCCGATGAGATTGTATTGAATGATATTGTGTATTCCTAACTGATACCAACCGAAGAAGAACTGCTGTCAAACCGATGGCAGTTTTTCTTTTTCGGCAAGTATTCAAGAAGTCATTAAGTCGTGAGTATAATCGAAGTGGTAGAAAAGTTATCTCTTATATCGGTTGTAACTTTTTTATGAACTCTATTGACAAGAAAACTTGGTATGTGTATAATTAAAATATGCAAAGAAAACTTGGTATGGAGGTGTTTTTATGAAAAAGGACGAAATCTTAAATGCAAGCAGAAAAGAACATCGCAATAAGGACTTGGCTGAAATGGAAGTGGTATATCAAGCCGGAAGTCACGCAAGTAGAGTTGGTGCTTTAGTGTGTTGTTTGCTTTCGCTGTTATCTTCTGTGCTTGCTCATACTATGATTTACAGTCCGTGGGTTATATACTTCAGCATTATTGCAACACAATGGTTAGTTCGTTTTATCAAAATGAAGCGAAAGAGCGATTTGGTCTTGACTGTTCTGTTTTTTGTGCTTTCCATTTTGGCATTTGTTGGATTTGTTAGCCACCTTTTAGAGGTGAGAATATGAAAGAACAATTACAACTGAAAAATCACTTAAAGGAAGTTCGCACAGAAGCAAATCTTTCTCAAGCTCAGCTTGCAGAAATGGTAGGGGTATCAAGAAATACCATTAGTTCTATTGAAACAGGACAGTTTAATCCAACTGCAAAATTGGCTCTAATTCTTTGTATTGCATTGGACAAAAAATTTGAGGAACTATTCTATTTTTAGGAGGTCATTATGGAAAATATTATAATGTTGATTTTGGGAGTGTTCATATCTGTTTTGGGAATTGTAAATATCAAAGGCAATATCAGCACAATTCACTCTTATAACAGGCGAAAAGTAAAGGAAGAAGATATACCAAAGTATGGAAAAACAGTCGGCACAGGAACGCTGATTATAGGAATATCTCTTGTATTAGGTTTTATTGTTTCGTTTTGGAGTGAAATAATTATAGATTATATCATTCTTCCAGCAGTTATTGTCGGATTAGGCTTTATATTGTATGGACAGTTCAAATACAATAAAGGAATTTTTTGAGAATCAGGGAGATATAAAGATGGAATTGAACACAATATCAGGTCTGGCGATAGCGGGAGTTATCTGCTCCGTTGTCCTCTCGATGGGGGTACCGATTGCTTTGTTCATTGCAGGGAGGGTGAAACTTAAGGCAAGGATTTCCTCGTTCTTTATCGGAGCAGGAACCTATCTGCTGTTTGCCATACTGTTGGAGCAGCAGCTGCATGTTCTTGTCATTCAGTTCTGCGGACTGAACGCACAGAGCAGGCCATGGCTTTACTATGTGTACGCGGCTTTGGCTGCAGCGGTTTTTGAAGAGACCGGAAGACTGATTGCCATGAAGTTCTGGATGAAGAAATGGCTGGATTTTCCAAATGCACTGATGTATGGAATCGGGCATGGCGGTGTGGAGGCCATTCTGATCGGAGGACTCTCCGGAATCAGCAATCTTGTGTCCATGCTGATGATCAACAGCGGAGCCATGCAGAATACGCTGGCGGCACTTCCTGCTGAGTCTGCAAACCAGACCGTGTCACAGCTGTCGGCCCTATGGACAACACCGGCACCACTCTTTTTTGTAAGCGGAATCGAAAGAATCAGTGCCATCATTCTGCATATCGGGTTGTCACTGCTGATCTACCGGGCGGTAAAGGCAGGCAAATGCAGGACAGCGGCTTTTACAGCGGTTCTTGCATATGGGATTCATTTTATCGTGGACTTCTTTGTCGTGGCAGGTCCGGCGCTTCTTCCCATCTATGTGATTGAAATTGGTGTCTTTATGATGGCAGCCGGAACTCTTGTTATGGCGCTGAAGATGGGAAGGATGGAAGAACTGTGAATTCCAGTTTTCTGCTATCATAAAACAGAATATATCTGACAGAACGCACCGTAGAAATACGGTGTTTTTTGTTACCCAAAACCCATAATTCAATACATAACCACAGGTTAGTACAAATAACTTATGTGCTTTTTTGAAAGGCTTAGAAAGGGATATTTACCCCTATTTTCGCCCCGAGAAATGACACAAATAAGGATTAATGTATCTTTTCTGTGGTTTTTATATTTTCGGCAGGAAAACCTACTAATAAAAAGTCAAGTACTTTTTGAAGAAATTTAAGAGTTGAAAAATAGGCACAAGAAATAGGCTACCCAAAACGGCTAGCTTAACGGAGGTGATAATCGTTTGATATTTAAGACTCTTCGATTTGAGATTGCTCTAAGTTGTGTAAGCACTCCTTAACCTTGCCATAGTAGATTCGTAAGAATTTATTGGTACCAGCGGTCATGTAAACAAGGTATGGTTTTCTTTCAGCGCGTTTTCTATCAAGGAACTGATAGACAGGTTCGTTTACAGGCTTGGAGAAAACTTAGAGGAACTCAAGGAAAACGGATTTTATGAGAAATGCTGCTGTTAAGGAAGGAGCAAAATTCATCGTAAGTCCTGGATTTGATACTGAAATCGTAAATTACTGTCTGGAAAAAGAAATTCCGATCTTCCCGGGATGTGTGACACCATCCGAAGTGGCACAGGCAGTAAAAAGAGGACTGAAAGTAGTTAAATTCTTCCCGGCAGAACCTGCAGGTGGAGTGGCTATGATCAAAGCAATGGCAGCACCATACAATCAGCTTCGTTTTATGCCGACAGGTGGAATCGGAACACAGAATCTGAAAGATTATCTGGGATTTGACAAGATCATCTGCTGCGGCGGAAGCTGGATGGTAAAAGCAGATCTGATCAAAAACGGCGAATTCGAGAAAATCTGTAATCTGACAAAAGAAGCGAAAGAACTGGCAAAGAGCATTCGCCCTTAATGAACTGAGCCCTTTTATCAAGGGGGACACATGACCTCTGAGGAGGTACTAATCTATCCTTTATAATATACAAAAAAGAACAGAAAAGATTTTGGTATCTGAGAATCTTTTCTGTTCTTTTTGTTTTGATTAAGTAGCATTTCTGTTTTTCCTGACCTCGGTAGGTGTCATCTCGAAATGTTCAAAGAACATTCGGCGGAATAATTTATAATTTGTAAATCCATGGCGCTCCAAAATATCTTTGATGGAATCATCAGTCGAAAGAATATCCTGGTAAATATAAGAAAGTCTTAATTCGTTCTGATATTCTAGAAAGGTAATTCCCATACATTTTTTAAAGAAACGGCAAAAATAGCCGGATTGCAAATAGGCAACATTTGCAATTTCCTCAATACTGATATGTTGTTTATAGTTTTGACGGATGTAATTTAAGATCGTGTCAAGTCTTGCGCGGTCTTTATCTCTCTGTGTCTGATTTCCATGAACAACACGGATACTGAAATTATGATATAGCTGGAAAAGAATTTCAAAGAGCAGACTGTTGAAACGCAGGATAAAGCCTTCCGGACGGATATCATTTGCAATCTGCATCTGAACCAGCGTCTCTTTGAAGATATCGAGTTTTGTCCGGCGGACAGCACTTTCTTCCGGGTTTTCCAGATTGAATACCAGCTGGTCGGCATCCGGGAGATACAGAGAAAGAAAGGAGAGTGGTATCTGAAAGAGAATTGCTTTGTTCGGAGAGGTACACTTTGTAGAATGAATAATATCCGAATTGATCAGGATACACTCCCCGGCATGATACTCACGAACAGAAGATTCCATGATGACAGTCAGATTTCCTTCTAATAGATAAATGATCTCTATTGCATGATGTAAATGAGCCGGAACATAGCTTCCGGGATCAATAGAGGTTCGAAAATGGACACCCGTTGATTCTAAAGTAGAGATGACTTCATAAGAGAAGGAATGATTGTTTTCGTTGCTGTTGCTTTTCTTTTTGGGACTGAAAAGCAGATGAGGAGAATGCGTTGATGACATAAATTTTTTTTCCTTCCTGTTTTAGAAAACACTGATCTTACTAAAGCCAAGTATATCATAATTTTAGAGAAATAAAAAGAGAATATCGACCTATATTTTGCAGAGGATAAGACCTATTCACACCAGATGGGATATGATACTATAATAGCGTAAACAAAAGGATGTTCAGTGCGCAAAGAACAAAACGGATGAAAAAAATAT
The sequence above is drawn from the Coprococcus comes ATCC 27758 genome and encodes:
- a CDS encoding CDP-alcohol phosphatidyltransferase family protein; protein product: MLGVYDYTVVLTYVSLMVSIGGMMFAVNGHLHLGVMCLAISGLCDMFDGKIARTKKNRTEVEKRFGIQIDSLSDIVCFGVAPAVLCYCFGMRGVIGVAILMFYVLAGLIRLAWFNVMEEQRQEETAEKRECYQGLPITSMAIALPLVVVLKPFLGCEFMLAMHVVMLVVGILFITNFKFRKPKNLTMGAIVVIVAMAVIGILVRHYMRYMSMI
- a CDS encoding phosphatidylserine decarboxylase, translating into MYYMDREGHRIKKTTSQDKFLKFVYTHTATRVLMRPLLLPAVSRLGGKLLNTKVSAVFAGLFARTHGIDLNKYEKQKFDSYNDFFTRKIKAEERPVNREDTVLISPCDGKVSVYPIHENGQFFIKHTPYTTHSLIRDAKLARHYMGGWAVVIRLTVDDYHRYCYVADGEKTYQRRIPGIFHTVNPIANDICPIYKMNSREYCLVKNEKLGTILMMEVGALMVGKIRNYKKERCQVKRGEEKGRFEFGGSTVVLLLEPDKVLPDSDLIRNTLQGAETIVKMGERIGGVVCLEKNSSI
- a CDS encoding HAD family hydrolase translates to MIKLVASDLDGTLLHNYQQTVPKEIYDTIKALHEKGIIFTAASGRQYANIRRLFAPLGFDIPYIAENGSMCVYKEEILATGLTPSKTIRHILDALMEYRKIYHTGHCILSVKDTYYSDSTDERFIDYMENDMHNIVTYVPDLYAIKEPIIKAAICDFGGTKNLEPFFHKRIGDEIRVVTSADHWIDFIAPNANKGTALKVLMEKFGIKKEECICFGDQQNDIEMLKAAGTAYVMATGHPLAKKAADYVVESPLPVMQGLL
- a CDS encoding TnpV protein; its protein translation is MQQSGKGVKRTLGQKTEDRLMKYILDKPVKIGERIPTEGELTELFEVGRSTVREAVKGLVTRGVLEVRRGDGTYVISTIYMENDVLGFGNMEDRYRLALDLFDVRLMIEPEIVTWACRKATDMMRWIGLMNNIRACADEIVLNDIVYS
- a CDS encoding DUF6442 family protein, which translates into the protein MKKDEILNASRKEHRNKDLAEMEVVYQAGSHASRVGALVCCLLSLLSSVLAHTMIYSPWVIYFSIIATQWLVRFIKMKRKSDLVLTVLFFVLSILAFVGFVSHLLEVRI
- a CDS encoding helix-turn-helix transcriptional regulator, producing MKEQLQLKNHLKEVRTEANLSQAQLAEMVGVSRNTISSIETGQFNPTAKLALILCIALDKKFEELFYF
- a CDS encoding YhfC family intramembrane metalloprotease; this encodes MELNTISGLAIAGVICSVVLSMGVPIALFIAGRVKLKARISSFFIGAGTYLLFAILLEQQLHVLVIQFCGLNAQSRPWLYYVYAALAAAVFEETGRLIAMKFWMKKWLDFPNALMYGIGHGGVEAILIGGLSGISNLVSMLMINSGAMQNTLAALPAESANQTVSQLSALWTTPAPLFFVSGIERISAIILHIGLSLLIYRAVKAGKCRTAAFTAVLAYGIHFIVDFFVVAGPALLPIYVIEIGVFMMAAGTLVMALKMGRMEEL
- a CDS encoding helix-turn-helix transcriptional regulator translates to MSSTHSPHLLFSPKKKSNSNENNHSFSYEVISTLESTGVHFRTSIDPGSYVPAHLHHAIEIIYLLEGNLTVIMESSVREYHAGECILINSDIIHSTKCTSPNKAILFQIPLSFLSLYLPDADQLVFNLENPEESAVRRTKLDIFKETLVQMQIANDIRPEGFILRFNSLLFEILFQLYHNFSIRVVHGNQTQRDKDRARLDTILNYIRQNYKQHISIEEIANVAYLQSGYFCRFFKKCMGITFLEYQNELRLSYIYQDILSTDDSIKDILERHGFTNYKLFRRMFFEHFEMTPTEVRKNRNAT